From a region of the Mesomycoplasma ovipneumoniae ATCC 29419 genome:
- the ruvB gene encoding Holliday junction branch migration DNA helicase RuvB, which yields MPENLEVRPTNFDNFIGQQKLVETLKILISSSQKRKQALDHILFYGPPGTGKTTLANIVANVLESKIKYVQGPLLEKKADVLAVLANISQDTILFIDEIHGINKNIEELLYSAMEEFVIDLQIGVDGEQKIMRMKLPHFTLIAASTKLAQISTPLQNRFGYIAKIVNYTTEEMVQIISNSAAILKLEVNKEIIKYIASFSNNTPRIANNLLKRIRDFALVLNKKKIDREIVNKTFDSIGIYNQGLSQINIEYLNTLFKIFKGKSVALDVLANVLKEHRQTIINIIEPPLIEKELIEKTPRGRRITSKGKQYLTDLTTKDEKNT from the coding sequence ATGCCAGAGAATTTAGAAGTTAGGCCAACAAATTTTGATAATTTTATTGGCCAACAAAAATTGGTTGAAACACTGAAAATTTTAATTTCATCTTCGCAAAAACGCAAACAGGCTTTAGACCATATTTTATTTTACGGACCTCCTGGAACGGGCAAAACCACCTTAGCAAATATAGTAGCAAACGTTCTTGAATCCAAAATTAAGTATGTACAAGGACCACTGCTCGAAAAAAAGGCCGATGTTCTTGCTGTTTTAGCAAATATTTCTCAGGACACAATTCTTTTTATTGACGAAATTCACGGAATTAATAAAAATATTGAAGAGCTTTTATATTCAGCGATGGAGGAGTTTGTTATTGATTTACAAATTGGGGTTGACGGCGAGCAAAAAATTATGCGAATGAAATTGCCACATTTTACACTAATTGCTGCCTCAACAAAACTAGCGCAAATTTCAACACCTTTGCAAAATCGATTTGGCTATATTGCTAAAATTGTCAACTATACAACTGAGGAAATGGTTCAAATTATTTCAAATTCGGCAGCGATTTTGAAACTGGAAGTCAACAAGGAAATTATTAAATACATTGCCAGTTTTTCAAATAACACTCCACGGATCGCTAATAATTTATTAAAAAGAATTCGTGATTTTGCGCTTGTTTTAAATAAAAAGAAAATTGACCGTGAAATTGTCAACAAAACTTTTGACAGCATTGGTATTTATAACCAAGGTCTTTCTCAAATAAACATCGAATATTTAAATACCTTATTCAAAATTTTTAAAGGAAAATCTGTCGCACTCGACGTTCTTGCTAATGTTTTAAAGGAACATCGTCAAACAATTATTAATATAATCGAACCGCCACTGATTGAAAAAGAATTAATTGAAAAAACCCCTAGAGGTCGCCGAATAACTTCAAAAGGTAAGCAATATTTAACTGATTTAACTACTAAAGATGAAAAAAACACCTAA
- a CDS encoding RDD family protein has product MKIDFVKAGFWRRSFAGLIDFVFLFLTFLVFFYLFLVLTEWSKIKFYLWILTVFLLVIFYRIFLVIFLKQTIGLFLTKTKLVFFDENPNFSKKFWILLKREAFLSLNWIFSLLFSSIILDLSFGIDLNFFQTFKSSSQNLTFFQQISLSFPALFSKVNFFFLIVNNLSILGSKKLTIIDSFSKTTICLKKTLIKADYLSSIHANFSSIHWEVN; this is encoded by the coding sequence TTGAAAATTGATTTTGTAAAAGCAGGTTTTTGAAGACGTTCCTTTGCAGGATTAATTGATTTTGTATTTCTTTTTCTTACTTTTTTAGTATTTTTCTACCTATTTTTGGTATTAACTGAGTGATCAAAAATAAAATTTTATCTTTGAATTCTGACTGTTTTTTTACTTGTAATTTTTTACCGCATTTTTTTAGTTATTTTTTTAAAGCAAACAATTGGACTGTTTTTAACAAAAACTAAACTTGTTTTTTTTGATGAAAACCCTAATTTTTCCAAAAAATTCTGAATTTTACTAAAAAGGGAAGCATTTTTAAGTCTTAATTGAATATTTTCACTTTTGTTTTCCTCAATTATTTTAGATCTTAGTTTTGGAATTGATCTTAACTTTTTTCAAACTTTTAAAAGTTCAAGTCAAAATTTAACTTTTTTCCAACAAATTAGCTTAAGTTTTCCCGCTTTATTTTCAAAAGTTAACTTTTTCTTCTTAATTGTAAATAACCTCTCAATTTTAGGTTCAAAAAAATTAACAATTATTGATTCTTTTTCTAAAACAACTATTTGCTTGAAAAAAACGCTTATAAAAGCGGATTATTTAAGTTCAATTCATGCAAATTTTAGTTCAATTCATTGGGAGGTTAATTAA
- a CDS encoding ATP-dependent helicase, with protein MSSQNILSQLNDKQKIAVISNSSHLRIVAGAGTGKTTVLTKKIAYIINESLAYPNRILALTFTNKAAEEMRTRVEKLVHEKAKDIQILTFHSLCNLILRTEAKNIVEIDEIQIDDYRFNIIDEQDQRKIIEKLLGANLKTTEDKDDKKISAFQAIEFISRAKNLEQSPAQALKLANTEAELIKANVYKNYIEKTRENNIIDFDDLLLYTKIAFEKSPQIAKRWQKKFDFVLVDEFQDTSLIQYSILKYFIKDNTKLFVVGDPDQTIYSWRGADPSLILNLENDYPDLQTVILDKNYRSTQNILDAANHLIANNKNRIKKNLVAHSTEKIDIHFEDLGNERGAEVDWIYETIQNLITKNKVNYRDIAILARSNFYFAQIINKFDAYNIPYIKHGNSPLAAKKEVREAIYFLKVIENSDPYAFEQIINVPAKKIGAITINKLNDLAAKFELNLYDFLFKYYSGKINLLDTHGKIPLTIENQAKIKNLFERITAARRFKIEIEEKNPTVFKLFSQVLDSFLKKINYFSSIKDPKQEEDTKELLGKYYESLDNWQIQNPNKKLADYLDYAVISHFEQTESPNRINLLTVHSSKGLEFEYVFLVGMNQGVFPSQKVLDQNLESEYEEERRLAFVAVTRAKKVLYITNGFRGSFHNDFGRRWKSNQNSISPFIKEMKIKAEQFYQFRKLDATGKLNYQKTDSENVEFAPGNHISHLKFGKGIILEVRADSILVKFFDIPGDKGIKTLVKTHKSIEKIS; from the coding sequence ATGTCATCACAAAATATTCTTTCACAACTAAATGACAAACAAAAAATCGCTGTTATTAGTAATAGTTCGCATCTCAGAATCGTTGCAGGCGCCGGAACCGGAAAAACAACTGTCTTAACAAAAAAAATTGCCTATATTATTAATGAATCCTTGGCATATCCCAATCGGATTTTAGCGCTAACTTTTACAAATAAAGCTGCCGAAGAAATGCGAACTCGTGTCGAAAAGTTGGTTCATGAAAAGGCAAAAGACATTCAAATTTTAACTTTTCACTCGCTTTGCAACTTAATTTTGCGAACTGAAGCAAAAAATATCGTTGAAATTGACGAAATTCAAATAGATGATTACCGTTTTAATATAATTGATGAGCAAGATCAGCGTAAAATTATTGAAAAACTTTTAGGTGCAAATCTTAAAACTACTGAAGATAAAGACGATAAAAAAATTAGTGCATTTCAAGCGATTGAATTTATTTCAAGAGCCAAAAATCTAGAGCAATCCCCAGCTCAAGCGCTCAAGCTCGCAAATACTGAGGCTGAATTAATTAAGGCCAATGTTTATAAAAATTATATCGAAAAAACAAGGGAAAATAACATAATTGACTTTGACGACTTACTGCTTTATACTAAGATAGCATTTGAAAAAAGTCCACAAATTGCAAAGCGTTGACAGAAAAAATTTGACTTTGTGCTAGTTGATGAATTTCAAGACACCTCGTTAATTCAGTATTCTATTTTAAAATATTTTATCAAAGATAATACAAAATTATTTGTTGTTGGCGATCCTGATCAGACTATTTATTCTTGAAGAGGTGCCGATCCATCGCTTATTCTTAATTTAGAAAATGACTATCCTGATTTACAAACGGTAATTCTTGACAAAAATTACCGTTCAACACAAAATATTCTTGATGCGGCCAACCATTTAATTGCAAATAATAAAAACCGAATAAAAAAGAATTTAGTAGCTCATTCAACCGAAAAAATTGATATTCATTTTGAAGATCTTGGCAATGAAAGAGGCGCTGAAGTTGATTGAATTTATGAGACTATCCAAAATTTAATCACAAAAAACAAAGTAAATTATCGCGATATTGCAATTTTAGCACGTTCAAATTTTTATTTTGCACAAATAATTAACAAATTTGATGCCTACAATATCCCTTATATAAAACACGGAAATTCTCCTCTTGCTGCAAAAAAAGAAGTTCGTGAAGCTATTTATTTTTTAAAAGTCATTGAAAATTCCGATCCTTATGCTTTTGAGCAAATTATTAATGTGCCTGCAAAAAAAATTGGCGCCATAACAATTAACAAACTGAATGATTTAGCAGCTAAATTTGAACTTAATTTGTACGATTTTTTATTTAAATACTATTCAGGAAAAATCAATTTATTAGATACTCACGGTAAAATTCCGCTAACTATTGAAAATCAAGCCAAAATTAAAAATCTTTTCGAACGAATAACCGCTGCAAGACGTTTCAAGATCGAAATTGAAGAAAAAAATCCGACAGTTTTTAAACTTTTTTCACAAGTTCTTGACTCTTTTTTGAAAAAAATTAACTATTTTAGTTCGATAAAAGATCCTAAACAAGAAGAAGACACAAAAGAACTTTTAGGAAAATATTATGAATCACTTGATAATTGACAAATCCAAAATCCTAACAAAAAATTAGCTGACTACCTTGATTATGCAGTTATTTCTCACTTTGAACAAACTGAAAGCCCAAATCGAATTAACTTATTAACTGTTCATTCTTCAAAAGGACTTGAATTTGAGTATGTTTTTTTAGTTGGGATGAATCAAGGGGTTTTCCCTTCGCAAAAAGTTCTTGACCAAAATCTTGAGAGCGAATACGAAGAAGAAAGAAGGCTAGCATTTGTCGCAGTAACCCGTGCAAAAAAAGTTTTATATATAACAAACGGATTTCGTGGTAGTTTTCATAATGATTTTGGTCGCCGTTGAAAATCTAATCAAAATTCAATTTCACCGTTTATTAAAGAGATGAAAATTAAGGCTGAACAGTTTTATCAATTTCGTAAACTTGATGCAACTGGAAAGCTTAATTACCAAAAAACTGATTCAGAAAATGTTGAATTTGCCCCTGGAAATCACATATCTCATCTAAAATTTGGTAAAGGAATCATTTTGGAAGTGCGCGCTGACTCAATTTTGGTTAAATTTTTCGATATTCCTGGTGATAAAGGGATAAAAACACTTGTTAAAACTCATAAGTCCATTGAAAAAATTTCGTAA
- the asnS gene encoding asparagine--tRNA ligase has protein sequence MSVSINEVFIHPELYDQKKITVQGWITNIRGNLKIMFIELNDGSSFKNLQCVLKSDNIDFTKVENLAIGEAIEISGVFTSTPERQQNGEVLVEDLEVKGRNYNNNFPIQNQEISLEVLRQIPHFRHRTRLFRVIMRLRSSLFYEIHKFFRRQGFVNFSAPILTSNDGEGAGETFIVDDEQKDFFNKKTTLGVTGQLHAEAYALGFKKVYTFAPTFRAERSNTRKHAAEFWMIEPEVAFFDLDEIIELATKLLQKVIKAVIIRNKDEFAFLEKVGDKNLRRRLIQFCDSQVAQVTYEQAIKLLSEHIDKFEEKNLFFGADLKTEHERFLSEQIFRAPVVVINYPKSLKAFYMHQNDDEKTVAAFDLLVPGIGELIGGSQREVRYEKLLERMNELNMKVEDFQWYLDLRKFGNPGSSGFGLGFERLLMFVTGIDNIRDVIPFPRTNKNILM, from the coding sequence CAGTTCAAGGTTGAATCACAAATATTCGCGGTAATCTAAAAATAATGTTCATCGAACTGAACGATGGTTCGTCATTTAAAAATTTACAATGTGTTCTTAAAAGTGATAATATTGACTTTACAAAAGTAGAAAATTTAGCAATTGGTGAAGCTATTGAAATTAGTGGTGTTTTTACAAGCACCCCTGAGCGCCAGCAAAATGGTGAGGTTTTAGTTGAGGATTTAGAAGTTAAAGGTCGCAATTATAACAATAATTTTCCGATTCAAAATCAAGAAATTTCCTTAGAAGTTTTAAGGCAAATTCCACATTTTCGTCACAGAACTCGACTTTTTCGTGTGATAATGAGACTAAGATCTTCACTTTTTTATGAAATTCATAAATTTTTTCGTCGTCAAGGATTTGTTAATTTTTCAGCACCAATTTTAACCTCAAATGATGGCGAAGGTGCTGGTGAAACTTTTATTGTTGACGATGAACAAAAAGACTTTTTTAACAAAAAAACAACTTTAGGTGTTACAGGGCAACTTCATGCTGAAGCCTATGCTCTTGGTTTTAAAAAAGTCTACACTTTTGCCCCCACATTTCGCGCTGAGAGATCAAATACTAGAAAACACGCTGCTGAATTTTGGATGATTGAACCTGAAGTGGCATTTTTTGATCTTGATGAAATTATTGAATTAGCGACAAAATTGCTTCAAAAAGTAATAAAGGCTGTAATAATTCGTAACAAAGATGAATTTGCATTTCTAGAAAAAGTTGGCGATAAAAACTTGCGCCGCCGTTTAATTCAATTTTGTGATTCTCAAGTTGCCCAAGTAACTTACGAACAAGCAATTAAATTACTTTCAGAACACATTGATAAATTTGAGGAAAAGAACCTGTTTTTTGGTGCTGATTTAAAAACTGAGCATGAACGGTTTTTATCTGAGCAAATTTTCCGCGCCCCTGTTGTTGTAATTAATTATCCAAAATCGCTAAAAGCATTTTACATGCACCAGAACGATGATGAAAAAACTGTAGCAGCTTTTGATCTTTTAGTTCCAGGAATTGGTGAGCTAATCGGTGGGTCTCAACGTGAAGTTCGTTATGAAAAACTACTTGAACGAATGAACGAACTGAATATGAAAGTTGAAGATTTCCAATGATACCTTGATTTGCGTAAATTTGGTAACCCTGGCTCAAGTGGTTTTGGTCTTGGTTTTGAAAGATTACTAATGTTTGTTACTGGAATTGATAACATTCGTGATGTAATTCCTTTCCCAAGAACAAATAAAAATATTTTAATGTAA
- the ruvA gene encoding Holliday junction branch migration protein RuvA, translated as MQIYQYGKIVSKNKNYLIIENQGSGYLLYVPRIDRFNIDENRKIYLYEYENDYSKITYGFASFRERILFEDLISIQGVGPKTAISVLNGGVQNTINLIAANDWKALSKIPYLSEKNAKQIVFEFHGKYKKFLENDRKQNQENILETDSKEVDRTDDLNDEILQNNSVEEKTSSELEETLKMLGFKPNQINYALTKVEPNENFENLIEQAIKIISNAREFRS; from the coding sequence ATGCAAATTTATCAATATGGAAAAATTGTCTCAAAAAATAAAAATTATTTAATTATTGAAAATCAAGGAAGCGGATATTTACTATATGTTCCGCGGATTGACCGTTTTAATATCGATGAAAATAGAAAAATTTATCTTTACGAATATGAAAATGATTATTCAAAAATAACTTACGGATTTGCAAGCTTCCGTGAAAGAATTTTATTTGAAGATTTAATTTCAATTCAAGGGGTTGGTCCAAAAACGGCTATTTCTGTTCTTAATGGCGGTGTGCAAAACACAATTAATTTAATAGCTGCAAATGATTGAAAAGCTCTTTCAAAAATTCCTTATCTTTCCGAAAAAAATGCTAAACAAATTGTTTTTGAATTTCACGGAAAATATAAAAAATTCCTTGAGAATGACAGAAAACAAAATCAGGAAAATATTCTTGAAACTGATTCTAAAGAAGTTGATAGAACTGATGATTTGAATGATGAAATTCTCCAAAATAATTCAGTCGAAGAAAAAACATCATCCGAACTTGAAGAAACGCTAAAAATGCTTGGCTTTAAACCTAACCAAATTAATTATGCACTGACAAAAGTTGAGCCTAATGAAAATTTCGAAAACTTAATAGAACAGGCTATCAAGATTATTTCAAATGCCAGAGAATTTAGAAGTTAG
- a CDS encoding DUF2779 domain-containing protein produces MERINFSRYFKLHTQQKYFIWNNPDAQNSDEIEIDDNDDFGQELWDFDSFHENEIKFPELHENIFKSFNKTFYFSIKEKFADKKVCLVSKISIDEKIEQTIDFYKNQKCDIIFNPAFEYKNASANPSVFFVFNKKLSILKLSTSTKVKDYLRANWDFWISNYMLREITGDLNPIDEVSYFLINTVEHPIKNKIEFHETFWISRYKSAKTVSKADFESGNIFLAKKIAKQNGLSLDEFWDNTFLENNKIINNLFRNQIEKISKVKDKKVVHMIPVNIAIDEIIDAKNVTKFTKPSEIDNSAFEKSANFAFLVEQFYPQLTGISGTLLNSRKILSLVNDESRLISFETNSYWYNFFKRSNSIIINEIENLESFINKMNGKKIVWYDFEALSLPFPAIDYAQPFQQIVTQVSIVVTDNGKILPQDFNKTNVVFDPKTYSWDNFCKIIDEIYLESADFYVVFNKSYELTRLKEMVNIIFMHYQENNSYHEAIEKIQTYRKKVDEIIAKTIDLKDPFSKYWIVISDLKGFYSIKKIENFINKYNYNLDHLITPYKKLAVKNGLEAMIKAVDRYFNYIGDIEWIEVRKNLQIYCQNDVIAMIMVWDFLKFVYENRDKLTHIETKTPKKVVLF; encoded by the coding sequence ATGGAAAGAATTAATTTTTCTCGTTACTTTAAATTGCATACTCAACAAAAATATTTTATTTGAAACAATCCAGATGCACAAAATTCGGATGAAATTGAGATAGATGATAATGATGATTTTGGTCAAGAACTTTGAGATTTTGACTCTTTTCATGAAAATGAAATAAAATTTCCCGAATTACATGAAAATATTTTTAAAAGTTTTAACAAAACATTTTACTTTTCTATAAAAGAAAAGTTTGCTGACAAAAAAGTTTGCCTTGTTTCTAAAATTTCAATTGATGAAAAAATTGAACAAACCATTGATTTTTACAAAAATCAAAAATGTGATATAATTTTTAATCCTGCCTTTGAATATAAAAATGCATCGGCTAATCCGTCAGTTTTTTTTGTTTTTAACAAAAAATTAAGTATTTTAAAACTTTCTACCTCAACTAAAGTCAAAGATTATTTAAGAGCAAATTGAGATTTTTGAATATCAAATTATATGCTTCGAGAAATTACCGGTGATTTGAACCCGATTGATGAAGTATCTTATTTTTTAATTAACACTGTTGAACATCCAATAAAAAATAAAATTGAATTTCATGAAACATTCTGAATTTCAAGGTATAAATCAGCAAAAACTGTATCCAAAGCTGATTTTGAAAGTGGAAATATTTTCCTTGCAAAAAAAATTGCAAAGCAAAATGGCCTTAGTTTAGATGAGTTTTGGGATAATACATTTTTGGAAAACAATAAAATAATAAACAACTTATTCAGAAATCAAATTGAAAAAATTTCTAAGGTTAAAGATAAAAAAGTTGTTCACATGATCCCTGTCAATATTGCTATTGATGAGATAATTGATGCTAAAAATGTAACAAAATTTACTAAACCTAGCGAAATTGATAACAGCGCCTTTGAAAAAAGTGCTAACTTTGCTTTCCTTGTTGAACAGTTTTATCCTCAACTGACTGGTATTAGTGGAACACTTTTAAATTCTAGAAAAATTTTATCACTTGTTAATGATGAATCTAGGCTCATTTCTTTTGAAACAAATTCATATTGATATAATTTTTTCAAAAGAAGTAATTCAATAATTATTAATGAAATTGAAAATTTAGAAAGCTTCATTAATAAAATGAACGGCAAAAAAATTGTTTGATATGATTTTGAAGCACTTTCCTTGCCTTTTCCAGCTATAGATTATGCCCAACCTTTTCAACAAATTGTTACTCAAGTTTCAATTGTTGTTACTGATAATGGAAAAATTTTGCCTCAGGATTTTAACAAAACTAATGTTGTTTTTGACCCTAAAACTTATAGTTGAGATAATTTTTGCAAAATAATTGATGAAATTTATCTCGAAAGTGCTGATTTTTACGTTGTTTTTAACAAATCATACGAACTTACAAGACTTAAAGAAATGGTTAACATAATTTTTATGCATTACCAAGAAAATAATTCATATCATGAGGCGATTGAAAAAATTCAAACATATCGAAAAAAAGTTGATGAAATAATTGCCAAAACTATTGATTTAAAAGATCCATTTTCAAAATATTGAATTGTAATTTCTGATCTTAAAGGTTTTTATTCAATTAAAAAAATTGAAAATTTTATTAATAAATATAATTACAATTTGGATCACTTAATAACACCTTATAAAAAATTAGCCGTAAAAAATGGTCTTGAGGCAATGATTAAAGCCGTTGATCGTTATTTCAATTACATTGGAGACATTGAGTGAATAGAAGTTAGAAAAAATTTACAAATCTATTGCCAAAATGATGTTATAGCAATGATAATGGTTTGAGATTTCTTGAAATTTGTTTATGAAAACAGGGATAAATTAACACATATTGAAACAAAAACACCTAAAAAGGTTGTGCTTTTTTAG